ACGGCGAAGTTCCGCGGACCATTTCAGCATACCATACGAATAGTCAGTTGCTTATTCGAACTTGTAACTGATACATTAACTCAAAAATAATGATAGATAATGATAGAAAATGACAATAATGGTGAAGCTAGCAGTAATATttttgtgacgtcccgaaatttGAGATCCACATGAACTACGTGCGttcaagttattaaattccttatgtattttattaaatggttttaatgcatgtttaattcattgatttgggttttaattcacaatttaagaatttgcattattttaatatttatgtttaattgatgGACGTTAAAATACtttttgagtttcatgtttcaggcgattattcgaggcgggatcgaggaaaagaccggtgacgatttttagcaatttaaagtgtggtattttattttaagttaagaatggggcattttaaataatttattaagtttttagtattttaaaagccttatttatgtatttagtaatttaagagtttagaacttttaaaattagtatgtaattattttaatagaggagtttgattaaattagtgtgtgtcaacctttaattagtattttaattagttaatttagcactaaattctcctaattaaaaacccacacacacgttacacacattcacacacacttacatgtttttacacacactaaaacacacaacacaccctacacatcttattttcagatttttaaaaggagagaaacctagggttccataGCATTCAGCAGCCGCCCCACCCCCTTCACCATTCCATCAATTTCGAGAGTTTTCATCGCAAGATTTTAACGCCACGTTCGTCCTGGATCGAGCCTCGCACCGTCTCCGCTTCAGTATCGTCGTATCGGTATTTTTTATACATCAAAAGGCACGCataatctctcttttctgcgtcgatcatgtcatagtatgtgttgcgttgtttttatgcgtaaaatccacgtatgatgtgtagtagtttgagcaggaaatttatcgatgcgtttgaaagagtttttagatctgaaatcccgttttcactgtattttgagttactgcgaattttcggtcaagattttgagaaaactttcaacgtgaaaAACGTAgaacgttgaaagttttctgtaaattgtgttcttgaagttatttgttgcaggcttcgttggacatcACCGGGCTTGTGCTACTACATTTAGATATATTACGAGATGTATTTACGtagacttgacctcgtttatgtaaattgtgttcttgaagttatttgttgcaggcttcgttggacatcACCGGGCTTGTGCTACTACATTTAGATATATTACGAGAtatatttaggtgttatttggtggttcgtttgggtcgggattggcttgggatgtaatagaagtcgtaggaagtgaaacgatgcctaattacgggttattgttgtgttggaattaattgttgatACTTAGGGAGGTTTGGGGCGTTTttacgggtttgaatcaatgtaataacatcctaggatgagtctcaaggtgttggttcatggtccttaggcttggattgaaagagTGAAAGATTAAGTTAGTGAGTTTTCGTGAATTTGCAAAGACAGAGGGTACCCGGACCCCTTCCCGGACCccggcacggagtccgtgttctttttccttcaaaaatacgaatttccagagcctacccggacccgtacacggggtccgtgtaccccctctttttaaaaaaaaaattaaatttttttttaggattttcttcggggttctatatcatggcttagtacgatggttaaaatttatttatgtaaaaatataggatttgttttgggttttcatgtcatggtttagtacgatgattaaacgaggtcaagtccagagcgaactagaatgtcataagctacttattcactttggtggtgagctcgagtacctacgtctaagacatgcaagttaagtatttaaattcatGGTAGTATGTGCAACAAcagccccagtcgaagtccaacgaatccctcaacgccaagtaagtatgatgacgtgcaaagaaaatattttaagtctttggagatatgctaaatgtcttgtgaccaaattatgttaggattggaaaacgttaaattatgaacggggaccaatccgcccgttaaattatgaacgggttagatcgaggttggaaagcgttaaattatgaacggggaccaaccagcccgttaaattatgaacggggatctcatgtatgtggcagtagatatgtccctgtcagcccagtactgtggtttgtctgatcaggcgtttattatgtatgagtcacttgctttgaaacatgcctctacacaaaatgatgaagttatgtatgttcaagtatgcagtatgtttatgaaagtttatgttgatggcacgtctagttatgtacgtacgtatgtccaagtttattatgcaagttcaagtttcaagttatgtatgtcctattttaaagtgcatgtgattttattacgtagtacttgttattccagcttatacgtgttgagtctttagactcactagacttgatcgatgcaggtgagtatgttgatgaggagacaggaggtggcgaccaaggggcatgcttggactgagcggaaggctagacccgaggaccgccatgtttaagttttttgcaaaagttaaattactctgatcatattttgatggaaatactttgagcaaacattttgtgagcaaattttattgtagttattttgaacaaccatgtcttatgggggacttggttgagatatttatggcaaactttgaatgttattttatgtttaagaaaattttaaatttttccgcaaattttgagtaagAAAAGTACGTTACGTTACAATTTTACCCCacaaatatgaatttttgaattaatattacacaaaatctgCAACATATCACTGAAAATTTCGAAGTAAAGAGCAACTTTATTCTCTAGAAGCATTTCAGTAACGAGAACAgacaaattttcaaaaacatcaaCCGTTTTAGATATTTCatggttttaaaaaatattaattccaATTTGGTCTCAATTTGGTTTCAATCCAGCTTAATTGAGTTATACTCTTAATCCAATATCGATTCAATATGATATCATATAGGAATAACTGAGTTTCATCACAGGACAATCAGGAACCGGTTTAATATGGTCTGGAACCAATCCGACTCGGTCCGTAACATGCCTATTTTCAACTAATATTTCTCACAAAAACTGatgattatatttaaatattttttggtaTTCTTGACCGAATGCTAAAAGTACATGTTTTATGTGTACCAACATATTTCATTTTTAAGTCCCTAAAGGATaatataacaaaataaataataataataataataataataataataataataataataataataataataataagttgaTTTGCacgaatataatatattataacaTTTTGTCCATGACTTTCAAATAAAAAACATTTTATCCAATGTTCAATTGGAGTAAAAATATAAACTTAAGCTCCTGCCCACCCACCTACAAAGATGATGATGCCCACGTCCTTCATTTTTTTGGGCCCTCAAATAAGGAAAGTATcacattttttattatataattatttgatttatcaatcatatttatatttataataaaaaaataatatttttgacgtAAAAACATATATCTAATAAAATTGACTGGTGAGACTGTCTCATATAaattttgttgtatttttaatttttttggtcggatatttatttaaaaatatcaaatttgattttttttagcaaatattttttcattttttttatttttcactaAAAACAGACATCATATGAATATCATTAATGACTTTCTCAGCTGTTTCCATACATtgtattattttatgtatacaTTTGTGGCAAATGTTGTGTGGTTTATACGGCCGACATTTCTGTATCATCTCACATTCTTTCAATACCATTTACATACGAATTTGGTTATGATTACGATTCGTGGATACAGAACTGTGTCGCAGCTGCGAAGTATACTCTACTTTCTTCTTTTTCCCTTTTTTCCtgagttattttattttatttcttttcaaTTTTATAACAATATTTTATTGACTCTCAAAGGAAAATTTTCCTTATTGTGCTTTAAAGAGGATGCCGAGGTAATCgattttaagctactttttttCACTGTCATTTctgtttttattgtttttttaggTCTCTTTTTAGTGGGTTTTCATGTAAGTCAAATTTATGCTGTTTTTTCACCATCATATCTGATTATCGTGAATGAATTGCTAGGATTTTGTTCTGTTCTTTTTGGGTTTTTGTTTTCTTaatttctttcttgtttttgtGAAAACTTCAGTGTTTTATATTTTTGCGGATTTGGTACAGTAAAATGTGTCAGACTTTTGGGGCAAATTGGGTATGCAAGTGAGATCATGTAGAAGTTGGAATAAAATGATCATTTGGGTACTACCTTTATGCTAGCATCTCATCAACCCTAACGTGGGCTCCTAATAAGCAGTACCAATGTGAAAAATGTGAActtttagaaaaataatatataaatgatTAAGTGGGGATTGGGGTTTTGTACTTTAGGAAAAATGGGAGTGAAATGTGAGATATTTTGGGTGTTAAAGTTTTGTTGAGATGTCTGGAAAGGTGTTTACTTTTCTTGTCTTGTTCTTCATATTCCGACGAAGGGAAGATTCCAGAGCTTGCGCCACTGTTCATACAATAATAAggaaaaaatgtatttttttctaTCCTTTTCTTTTTCCTAAATGTTCTTGCTTGAAACCATTGCCCTGTTTTATTACATTGTGGATTTGTGCAGTTTCTGCTTGACCTATTTTGAAAATTCATttgtttattttcatgatatccGAGGCTATAAATGCTTGTGCTTATAAATGGACTTATAAGAAACCAGTGCAACACTCTTTTAACTTTATTACCTTCAATTTTTTACTCCATAAGATCTGGAATTTAAACTGGTAATGATTTTGATTTCCTGGAAGTGAAATCAAGCATTGGAGGTCTTTGTTAGTCATGAGCTTTCTTTTTTAGATATATTTTTTGGACTTCTATTACGATTTGTTCATCTGGAATTTAAAgtgataatgatttgatttcCTGGAAGTGAAATGAAGAATTTGGAGGTCTTTGTAAGGCATGAGCtttcttttaatatatattgaaCTTATGTTATGATTTGATTCATTAGGTGTAGCTAAGAAGTGGACAAGATCATAAAATTTCTGTCATTTGGTAGAATCATGAAGTAAGATGTTGAGAAGGTTAAATAACTATAATTCAAATgaataaaataacttttattCCAATGGATATAGCTTGAGATAGGCTCTGTTCAACCTGCATCATCTCTGGGTGGATTTGTTTGGCGGAAATGGTGTTTAGTTTATATTTTTTGCAACCAGCAATACTTACGTTCCACAGTTAATGCCACATTGATGCTTGTGCTgcatgaatttatttattttcagctAGTGATTTCATCTTTAGGTTACAGAGCTCTTTTCGTGTTCTTTGGAACATCGTGACAGACTAGTGTTTTATCGCAGAACTCTTGTTTCTGAACCACTTAATGCAACCGACGGTGTCTTTGACATGCTTAGGGAAACATGAACACGAAGGAAAATTGGTGAAATACGTTTTATGATTCTAGAAGTATTGGTGAGGAAGCTGATCCCATCTATTAGAGGTAAAGAGATACATCGATTGAATGATTCTGAAAGGGGCAACGGCCCTTTAGCATTTGAGGTAAATGGTGAAAACGGCATCGCCATACTAAAgtttttggaagatttatttgatgatAATGAACGTGTAAGTATGGATTCTCTGAGAAGCGAAGATTCGAGTGAAACAAAAGGTCAAAGTTTGCAGAGCAGTAAGAAAAGAGATTCCCGCCATTCTACCTCAGTGCGAATTACTATTTCCGACTTGTTTGAGGCAGATGAGGGTTTGTACACcgataaaaatgttttggaatGTGAAGTGCCTCAGTTGACAGCTTGGTACATAGAGACTAGTAATGGCCACGTTGTGAAGGACATATGCGTCGATGAAGTGGTGAATGTGAAGGAGAAAATTTTGATCGAAAGTTACGAGGTCAGGACTCTAACCGAGGCTTCAGAAGAGGAATCTTTCGTAGAAAAAAAGCTTCCGGTTGAAGAGTTCGGTACACGAAGTTTCCTTAGTTCTTTTATAAGCTCGTTGGAGGATCAGGGAAACACACCTTTGCAGCCACTTCATCAAGTATGTGACACTAACATTGCATGTTGCGTCATGCTCTATTCAATATAAACTACAATTATACTATATTTTGAACCTAGTAAGTATTTAAAAATGGTTGGTGCAATTTTCTGGGATGCAGGACTTTTCCAAAGATGAAGTTTCTGAGAGTCCTTCAACCTTATCAGCAGAAGCCAATCCGAAAGGAGAGAACCAATCTGTCGACATACCATATGATAGTGAGATCGAAAATGGAAGCATTACTTTCAATTTCAAGTACTCTGCACCCAGGGAATCAAGAAATGCAAATGGGAGTATggaaaatataaaagaaaagtTGGAATTGGATGAATCAAGCAATTTTCTCGAGAATACCAACTATCATGTAGACGATATATCAGATACTAGAAGTACTAGCGTAGTTCAGTGCTCTAACACGACGGACAACACAGGAGACATCCATGGACAAGCACTTAACATTAAAAATGTTAGTCCGGGTAATGCTTCCAAGCATAACCGAGTTCAAGGACCTAGCTACAAGAGCATGAGAACTGAAATTTCTAATGTAGAATCCCTTGATCACAAGTGCGTCAACTCTAATCATCTTTCTATACGGACTACTGATCCACGTGTTACCACCACCACATGGAGCCAATTTTCTAATGTAGAATCCCTTTATGGTATTATAGATGTTGAACGTGACAACTTCACCACCAACACATGGAGCCAATTGTCATCCCTGCACATCGATTAAGGCTCTTCCAGTGAAAAGAAAGGCCTCCCTAAGATCAATGGAACATCTCGGTCTTCTTCCATGTCCAATGTTACAAAGTCAGgaggaaaaataaattatctaCTTTTACCAATACATCCTCAAAAACTCCTCGAGGAGAAGTGAGTGATCTATTAGCCAGCTTCAAGGTGATCGTAGTAGGTTTCACTTATTCAAGCTCAAAGTCTATGAACATagacaaaaatattaaatttatttgctCCTAAATCACAAAGTGGCATGTTAAGAGAAGAACCACCAATAAAACAATGAATAATGAAACTCTCTAGATCATTTAGATTTTGTAGTAGCATTTTTTGCAAAATTGCACTGCAAAATATTTGGTCAGAAACTTGATCTTGATCTTTAGTTGGGCTGACTTTGCTGATGGAAAATACTTGGTCAGAAACTTTGAACCCACATCAACCCATGTTGGATGCTCCCCAAAGGTAAAGACTGCTGATGCGATCCTTGTGAAATGGACGAGCCGGGTCGGGAGCTCCACAGGATCTGCTATCAATAATTTATTTCAGGAAGATGAGCAAAGTAGATGGCTTCGGCTGTCACCTGCACACAATgaaatgaactcgtgaatgggcgccggaggggtgtccggcgtggccactccgatgcttaagtcagcagggtactcaagcaagaaaccaatgtagccaagtaaTGGCTGTGTGATTGGTGTAAATGAATGAATCTCTATATGTAAAGagagaacctggtatttatagtaggaGAAGTAATAATGACCTCGATTTGCATGTACACCTACCACTCATAGCATTTGATGTTGACTTCCTGTCAAGCTGTCCTATTTTTCCATCGTATCACATCAATAGGATTATGTCGGGTGCGCTTCTCGAGACAAGATCTTATCTTCTGAACCACTTGAATGCGACACTGTAATCGAGGTGCCCGGGTAGAATGCTTTATACAagagatttatacaagagctcgagcctatgactgcccggagagtagagcatgggcttccacctgcccggctccagaagaatccacctgcagacttactcgaatttgggaatccatttgatattccgggtcatccatgacccgggctcttacgggggtatcatcacacatcccttaaatagtcgggttagagtcatactcgctgtcccgatcagtCATGCTTGGATTCCCAAAGAGATAATCAATCTTGTTCTATAAAAGCATCGGGGGCTTCATGTCTCCTAGAAATGAGAAGAAATGCCGGAGTATCGTGCCTCATGGACTTGAGATAAGATGCCGAGGCCTTTTGTCTCTCGGACTTActgaataaccaaggtgcggagccttgggccggggagcaggtcccgggacttggaatggtcgaggtgcggagccccgagccagggtgtagtgccctgggcttatcaataaccaaggtgcggagccttgggccggggagcaggtcccgggacttggaatggtcgaggtgcggagccccgagccagggtgtagtgccctgggcttatcaataaccaaggtgcggagccttgggccggggagcaggtcccgggacttggaatggtcgaggtgcggagccccgagccagggtgtagtgccctgggcttatcaataaccaaggtgcggagccttgggccggggagcaggtcccgggacttggaatggtcgaggtgcggagctccgagccagggtgtagtgccctgggcttatcaataaccaaggtgcggagccttgggccggggagcaggtcccgggacttggaatggtcgaggtgcggagccccgagccagggtgtagtgccctgggcttatcaataaccaaggtgcggagccttgggccggggagcaggtcccgggacttggaatggtcgaggtgcggagccccgagccagggtgtagtgccctgggcttatcaataaccaaggtgcggagccttgggccggggagcatgtagtgacccgttccagaatcacctactaatcaagaactaagcatgcaattaacctaattaacaataatcagagataacagcggaaatagtcaacaaaaatagttatacaacccaatcgaaatctaagtctagactaactcaaaatgaaatatccaatacaaccatatcgaatcaaaacaataccgataaactaaaccaaccagctactcaacgtcctcctcctgctcctcctgagctgtccaacctgaggcctgccccgtgggaatggggtgtccaagaataaacaaaaccgaggacgtgagcgataagaacgcccagtacaaaagtatgagtatacagacctatatgaaatgcacatgctatgatcatgataccggggtagtcaagaaacaggagtcacaaaaggatctcaacaatgctcagtctagaggcgccaagtggatagtgccgcgcggtacacctctgggtcactgcatccactacaagacagacgtggacctaaaatgtcccggaccaccgaagccctcccgacccgtcggccactgtgtactctcggtgtccatgcgtccacaagacagggctgagcggccccaagatatagcttatctcgaaagagatacagctcaacagtaaaggctatctcgaaggagaatacggctcaacatgaaatgcaacgtgcagtaataaacgtgacataatagcatgcatcatatgacatatatcaatgcaccacataatcatgcaacacatataagaatgtatactcaaccaggatatctcggatagtactttcgtacctctatcacagcaagcctagccttacgcaacaccgctaatcaggtctatcacaagcctacgcatcaaaagcatactcaatcaatactaccatgctatacCAGCAAAACcagttgtagtgacccgttccagaatcacctactaattgaaaactaagcatgcaattaacttaataattactaataatcagagataacagcggaaacaactaacaaatgatagttatacaacccaaacgaactctagaacaactcaaaataaggtaaagaatatctggtacaaccatatcgaatcaaatgataccgaaactaaaccaaccggctactcaacgtcctcctcctgctcctccggaaccatccaacctgagacctgccccgtgggaaatggggtgtccaagataaacaaaaccgaggacgtgagcgataagaacgcccagtacaaaagtatgagtatacaaacctatatgaaatgcacatgctatgatatgataccagggtagtcaagaaacaggagtcacaaaaggatctcaacaatgctcagtctagaggcgccaagtggatagtgccgcgcggtccaacctctgggtcactgcatccactacaagacagacgtggacctaaaatgtcccggaccaccgaagccctcccgacccgtcggccactgtgtactctcggtgtccatgcatccacaagacagggctgagcggtcccaagatatagcttatctcgaaagagatacagctcaacagtaaaggctatctcgaaggagaatacggctcaacatgaaatgcaacgtgcagtaataatcgtgacataatagcatgcatcatatgacatataacaatgcaccacatactcatgcaacacatatatgaatgtatactcaaccaggatatctcggatagtactttcgtacctctatcacagcaatcctaatccactggaacaaccagacaacaggtctaatccaagcctattcatcaagtgaaaaccatcactaaaacttatctaccagacttaactagataatcctgagataaatactgataaaattccaaaccttcgttcgtcgctagcccgctgatgccgctagctcccaactagagcacagctctgctacaagaccagcagctccccgctagtgcccaaatctcggaacaagactagaacctgtcagaaacgactgaaatgctatggaattctctgaattggcgagtcaaaatgaggaaatccgaccactatttataggccatgttcggatcctccgaacaccacttcggaacgtccgaacgctacgtgtccattggctcttgacagctcatgatcggatcctccgatcatacacttcggaccgtccgaacatgcacgtgtccagctgctcttgacacctaatgatcggatccaccgaacccacttcggaccttccgaactcccacgtgtcgatcaactcttgacacctaatgatcggatccaccgaactcacttcggaccttacgaactcttcggtgcttccgaaccatcttcggtccgtccgatcatgactcggtcaaaattacacattaaaccttcttaatcaccattaatccgttaattacccaatttggaattcgggctactacaccagtactaccaaaggtttagggtttaccttcgtccgtcgacagccctttgatgtcgattgcctcgtaactcagacgtcgctacgctaccactcctggcagctcctagctatcgctcgaccaacaacttaaCCCtggaaccttccaaatctctcactaaagactcaatctcaagaaatggcaataccaaaatgaagaattcgagcactatttataggccatgttcggatcctccgaacaccacttcggaacgtccgaacgctacgtgtccattggctcttgacagctcatgatcggatcctccgatcatacacttcggaccgtccgaacatgcacgtgtccagctgctcttgacacctcatgatcggatccaccgaacctacacttcggaacgtccgaactcccacgtgtcgatcaactcttgacacctaatgatcggatccaccgaactcacttcggaccttccgaaccattcggtgcttccgaaccatcttcggtccgtccgatcatgactcggtcaaaattacaccttaaaccttcttaatcaccattactccgttaattacccaatttggaattcgggctactacagagcaggtcccgggacttggaatggtcgaggtgcggagccccgagccagggtgtagtgccctgggcttaccaaggtgcggagccttgggccggggagcaggtcccgggacttggaatggtcgaggtgcggagccccgagccagggtgtagtgccctgggcttatcaataaccaaggtgcggagccttgggccggggagcaggtcccgggacttggaatggtcgaggtgcggagccccgagccagggtgtagtgccctgggcttatcaataaccaaggtgcggagccttgggccggggagcaggtcccgggacttggaatggtcgaggtgcggagccccgagccagggtgtagtgccctgggcttatcaataaccaaggtgcggagccttgggccggggagcaggtcccgggacttggaatggtcgaggtgcggagccccgagccagggtgtagtgtcctgggcttatcaataaccaaggtgcggagccttgggccggggagcaggtcccgggacttggaatggtcgaggtgcggagccccgagccagggtgtagtgccctgggcttattaataaccaaggtgcggagccttgggccggggagcaggtcccgagacttggaatggtcgaggtgcggagccccgagccagggtgtagtgccctgggcttatcaataaccaaggtgcggagccttgggccggggagcaggtcccgggacttggaatggtcgaggtgcggagccccgagccagggtgtagtgccctgggcttatcaataaccaaggtgcggagccttgggccggggagcaggtcccgggacttggaatggtcgaggtgcggagccccgagccagggtgtagtgccctgggcttatcaataaccaaggtgcggagccttgggccggggagcaggtcccgggacttggaatggtcgaggtgcggagccccgagccagggtgtagtgccctgggcttatcaataaccaaggtgcggagccttgggccggggagcaggtcccgg
This genomic interval from Primulina eburnea isolate SZY01 chromosome 16, ASM2296580v1, whole genome shotgun sequence contains the following:
- the LOC140815972 gene encoding uncharacterized protein produces the protein MILEVLVRKLIPSIRGKEIHRLNDSERGNGPLAFEVNGENGIAILKFLEDLFDDNERVSMDSLRSEDSSETKGQSLQSSKKRDSRHSTSVRITISDLFEADEGLYTDKNVLECEVPQLTAWYIETSNGHVVKDICVDEVVNVKEKILIESYEVRTLTEASEEESFVEKKLPVEEFGTRSFLSSFISSLEDQGNTPLQPLHQDFSKDEVSESPSTLSAEANPKGENQSVDIPYDSEIENGSITFNFKYSAPRESRNANGSMENIKEKLELDESSNFLENTNYHVDDISDTRSTSVVQCSNTTDNTGDIHGQALNIKNVSPGNASKHNRVQGPSYKSMRTEISNVESLDHKCVNSNHLSIRTTDPRVTTTTWSQFSNVESLYGIIDVERDNFTTNTWSQLSSLHID